From one Humulus lupulus chromosome 8, drHumLupu1.1, whole genome shotgun sequence genomic stretch:
- the LOC133795034 gene encoding uncharacterized protein LOC133795034, with protein MNSYPGSSSYLSSSSSDDDYYDDIEMQVVGQITANNNFCVAQHQKNKGSRRGSIPGHIVINRDRESADRNLFNDYFAENHRFTDLMFRRRFRMGRPLFLHILDAIQRHDNYFIQRRDGMGKLGLSGLQKVTAVFRMLAYGVPADATDEYIKIGESTTIESLKRFCRAVVEVFGARYLRSPNANDVARLLHIGERRGFPGMLGSLDCMHWKWKNCPTAWGGQYAGRSGSPTIILEAVADYDLWIWHAYFGLPGSNNDINVLEASHLFANLAEGIAPPANYVIKGKEYNMGYYLADGIYPKWSTLVQSIHDPRHPKKKLFAMKQEACRKDVERAFGVLQSRFAIIAGPARLWNKKVLHDIMTSCIIMHNMIIEDERDINASIEERVEVPSPEIQMVEDDNARFQEFLTRHRKIKDKEAHIELRNALIEHLWDEYGNSQN; from the coding sequence ATGAATTCTTATCCTGGTAGTTCATCTTATTTATCATCATCTTCCTCAGATGATGACTATTATGATGATATAGAAATGCAAGTAGTAGGTCAAATTACTGCTAACAATAATTTTTGCGTTGCTCAACACCAAAAAAACAAAGGCTCACGTCGAGGCTCGATTCCTGGTCATATAGTTATCAACCGTGACCGGGAAAGTGCTGATCGCAATCTCTTCAACGACTATTTTGCAGAGAATCATCGATTTACCGATTTGATGTTTCGCCGAAGATTTCGAATGGGTCGTCCTTTATTCCTTCATATTTTGGATGCTATACAAAGACATGACAATTACTTCATCCAGCGAAGGGATGGAATGGGTAAACTCGGGTTATCAGGTTTGCAAAAAGTAACAGCTGTATTTCGAATGTTGGCGTATGGTGTACCAGCAGATGCTACCGATGAATACATCAAAATAGGAGAATCTACAACTATAGAAAGCTTGAAGCGATTTTGTCGTGCTGTTGTCGAGGTGTTTGGAGCCCGCTATCTCCGATCACCTAACGCTAATGATGTTGCAAGACTACTCCACATTGGTGAACGTCGAGGTTTTCCAGGAATGTTGGGAAGTTTAGATTGTATGCATTGGAAATGGAAAAATTGCCCAACTGCTTGGGGAGGACAATATGCCGGTCGTAGTGGGTCCCCAACTATTATTCTTGAAGCTGTAGCTGACTATGATCTCTGGATATGGCATGCATATTTTGGTTTACCGGGATCTAATAATGACATTAATGTGCTGGAGGCATCCCATCTTTTTGCTAATCTTGCTGAAGGTATTGCTCCACCTGCTAATTATGTTATTAAAGGAAAAGAGTATAATATGGGTTATTATTTAGCTGATGGTATATATCCAAAATGGTCTACTCTTGTTCAAAGTATTCATGATCCACGTCATCCAAAAAAGAAATTATTTGCAATGAAACAAGAAGCATGTAGAAAAGATGTGGAACGTGCATTTGGAGTACTGCAGTCTAGATTTGCAATTATTGCTGGACCGGCACGTCTTTGGAATAAAAAAGTATTACATGATATAATGACTTCATGTATTATTATGCATAATATGATAATTGAAGATGAACGTGATATTAATGCATCAATTGAAGAGCGAGTCGAAGTGCCAAGTCCAGAAATTCAGATGGTAGAAGATGATAATGCTCGATTTCAAGAATTTCTTACTAGACATAGAAAAATCAAGGATAAGGAAGCTCACATTGAGCTTCGAAATGCATTAATTGAGCACTTGTGGGACGAATATGGTAACtcacaaaattaa
- the LOC133795033 gene encoding glutathione S-transferase T3-like, translating into MSSSRTASYSLEEDMHLCHVYIDISQDPIIGRNQSGNSFWARVESEYHKNEKFSNQPRPRRSLQTRMTTIIGAIAKLRGCINQIQNKNPSGASQEDILNQAKMLLAQEKKYSRGFKFDHVWPILKHIQKFTSDDNINGPSRFQQDGPNFTSSKSSSHNFDSPTSASTGMSSFDLNINNEEIITNSTERPIGVKKAKAKQLGDDQFNKLMEQSKKLIQVIEKSNTDRNERHKRKTEDKILFTDLDSISDPEFLQYIQSERRRIYRERARTSEVGEQGE; encoded by the exons ATGTCTTCCAGTCGCACTGCTTCATACTCACTTGAAGAAGATATGCACTTGTGCCATGTATATATTGACATTTCTCAAGATCCAATCATAGGAAGAAACCAATCAGGTAACAGTTTttgggcaagagttgaatcagaGTACCACAAGAATGAGAAATTTAGTAATCAACCTCGACCAAGAAGATCTTTGCAAACTCGAATGACTACCATTATTGGTGCAATTGCAAAATTAAGGGGATGCATCAACCAAATCCAAAATAAAAATCCAAGTGGTGCTTCACAAGAAGATATT TTAAATCAAGCGAAGATGTTATTAGcccaagaaaaaaaatatagcaGAGGCTTCAAATTTGATCATGTGTGGCCCATCCTCAAACACATTCAGAAATTTACAAGTGATGACAACATCAATGGACCAAGTAGATTCCAACAAGATGGTCCTAATTTTACTTCGTCAAAATCGTCATCTCACAATTTTGATTCTCCGACGTCAGCATCCACCGGTATGAGTTCATTTGATCTTAATATAAATAATGAGGAAATCATTACTAATTCAACTGAAAGACCTATTGGTGTGAAAAAAGCAAAGGCAAAACAATTAGGTGATGATCAATTTAACAAACTAATGGAACAAAGTAAAAAACTCATTCAAGTTATTGAAAAGAGTAACACAGATAGAAATGAACGTCATAAAAGAAAGACTGAAGATAAAATTTTATTCACGGATTTGGATTCTATATCCGATCCAGAGTTTCTCCAGTACATTCAAAGCGAAAGAAGAAGAATTTACAGAGAAAGAGCACGAACATCCGAAGTTGGAGAACAAGGAGAATGA